One Edaphobacter flagellatus genomic region harbors:
- a CDS encoding enoyl-CoA hydratase/isomerase family protein, whose protein sequence is MSFNTILVSEDDGVRTITLNRPERRNAMTPEMQDELIAALYAAASDDCRVVVLAGAGESFCAGLDLEHLKTFADKSTEEHTADAQRIARLFRALYELPKPTIAAVHGAAVAGGTGLATICDFTLAVPGAKFGYTEVRIGFVPALVSAFLALQVGDKRARDILLTGRLFTAEEAERWGLVNEVVSAEELANRVNTMANQLKANSPQSMAATKKLLAAQNNAWLEVAIDRAMAANAEARATHDFREGVTSFLEKRKPVWGK, encoded by the coding sequence GTGAGTTTCAATACGATTCTGGTGAGTGAAGACGATGGTGTGAGGACGATCACGCTGAATCGCCCGGAGCGCCGCAATGCGATGACTCCCGAAATGCAGGACGAATTGATCGCCGCATTGTATGCCGCTGCATCGGACGATTGCCGCGTTGTGGTGCTTGCGGGAGCTGGCGAATCCTTTTGCGCAGGACTTGATCTGGAGCACCTGAAGACGTTCGCGGACAAGTCAACGGAAGAGCACACAGCGGATGCGCAACGAATTGCGAGGCTCTTTCGCGCACTCTACGAGCTGCCCAAGCCTACCATCGCCGCAGTGCATGGAGCGGCTGTGGCTGGTGGCACCGGTCTTGCGACAATCTGCGACTTCACGCTTGCGGTGCCGGGCGCAAAGTTCGGCTATACCGAGGTCAGGATCGGCTTCGTGCCTGCGCTGGTTTCAGCGTTTCTTGCGCTGCAGGTTGGCGACAAGCGCGCGCGTGACATCCTGCTGACGGGCCGGCTCTTCACAGCGGAGGAAGCAGAACGATGGGGACTCGTCAACGAGGTGGTCTCTGCCGAAGAGTTGGCGAATCGAGTCAACACAATGGCGAATCAACTGAAGGCCAACAGTCCGCAATCGATGGCTGCGACCAAGAAGCTGCTGGCTGCACAAAACAACGCATGGCTTGAGGTGGCGATAGATCGAGCGATGGCTGCAAATGCAGAGGCCCGCGCAACGCATGATTTTCGTGAGGGAGTTACGTCCTTTCTCGAGAAGCGTAAGCCGGTCTGGGGAAAATAG
- a CDS encoding acyl-CoA thioesterase has translation MSEALGTTGKIVGSRVRVRYAETDQMGVVYHANYLVWFEVGRVEFIRSLGMDYRSMEREDGIGIAVVDVSARYKSPARYDDELIIETRLNAARGAVIKFGYRIVRAADSTLLCEGETVHVVVGKDMKKRALPEKYAKRFAEVLIS, from the coding sequence ATGAGTGAGGCATTAGGAACAACGGGAAAGATTGTAGGGTCGCGCGTACGCGTGCGTTATGCGGAGACCGATCAGATGGGCGTGGTCTATCACGCCAATTACCTCGTCTGGTTTGAGGTTGGCCGCGTGGAGTTTATTCGCAGCCTGGGGATGGACTACCGGTCGATGGAGCGCGAAGATGGCATCGGCATTGCGGTCGTCGATGTTTCGGCACGCTACAAATCTCCTGCCCGTTATGACGACGAACTGATTATTGAAACGAGGCTGAATGCTGCACGTGGCGCAGTCATCAAATTCGGTTACAGGATTGTTAGAGCTGCGGATAGCACACTCTTGTGCGAAGGCGAAACCGTGCATGTTGTGGTCGGCAAAGATATGAAGAAGCGCGCATTGCCGGAAAAATACGCGAAACGTTTTGCCGAGGTCCTCATCTCATAG
- a CDS encoding SDR family oxidoreductase has protein sequence MSTAKKVALISGANKGIGLETARQLGRQGITVILGARDLAKGEAAAEQLKKEGIDASAIRFDVVNEADIKAAVDKIEKDYGKLDILINNAGVMLEPIGGNNTTTVSEDILRKTFETNFFSAIAVTNAFLPLLKKSEAGRIVNVSSILGSLTLHAAEGSPIYEAKALAYDSSKTALNAYTIHLAHALKGTKIKVNSAHPGWVKTDMGTDAAPMDVVDGAKTEVELATLGPDGPTGGYFHLGEALSW, from the coding sequence ATGAGCACAGCGAAAAAAGTTGCACTGATTTCAGGCGCGAATAAGGGAATTGGTCTTGAAACAGCACGCCAGCTTGGGCGGCAGGGGATCACGGTTATTCTTGGCGCACGCGATCTTGCCAAGGGCGAAGCAGCGGCGGAGCAGTTGAAAAAAGAAGGCATCGACGCGAGCGCAATCCGGTTTGATGTCGTCAACGAAGCCGATATTAAAGCAGCGGTCGATAAGATCGAGAAGGACTATGGCAAGTTGGACATCCTCATTAACAATGCGGGTGTCATGTTGGAACCGATCGGTGGAAACAACACGACCACGGTTTCCGAAGACATTCTCCGTAAAACCTTCGAAACGAACTTCTTTTCTGCCATTGCCGTTACAAATGCTTTTCTGCCGTTGCTCAAGAAAAGCGAAGCGGGTCGCATTGTGAATGTATCGAGCATTCTGGGCTCGCTCACTCTGCATGCCGCCGAAGGCTCGCCGATCTATGAAGCGAAGGCGCTGGCCTACGACTCCTCAAAGACGGCGCTGAATGCCTATACCATTCACCTGGCGCACGCGCTCAAGGGAACGAAGATCAAGGTGAACTCGGCACATCCCGGTTGGGTGAAGACCGATATGGGGACCGATGCGGCGCCGATGGATGTTGTGGATGGTGCGAAGACTGAAGTAGAGCTGGCCACCCTTGGCCCGGATGGACCGACAGGCGGCTACTTCCATCTGGGCGAGGCGCTTAGCTGGTAA
- a CDS encoding cobalamin B12-binding domain-containing protein, with translation MTKPPIRVLVAKPGLDGHDRGAKVIARALRDAGMEVIYTGLRQTPEMIVHAAIQEDVDCIGLSILSGAHNVIVPRIAALLREQKAEDILLVLGGTIPEEDFSRLKESGVAAIFGPGTPLETTVQFIRDNVKLRGLLTS, from the coding sequence ATGACGAAGCCGCCGATTCGCGTTCTTGTCGCCAAACCTGGCCTCGATGGTCACGATCGTGGAGCCAAAGTGATTGCTCGTGCGCTGCGTGATGCCGGCATGGAAGTCATCTACACCGGATTGCGACAGACTCCGGAGATGATCGTCCATGCGGCCATCCAGGAGGACGTCGACTGTATTGGGTTGTCGATCCTGTCTGGCGCGCATAACGTGATCGTGCCACGTATCGCTGCCCTGCTACGTGAACAAAAAGCCGAGGACATCCTGCTGGTGCTTGGCGGGACGATTCCTGAGGAAGATTTTTCGCGGCTGAAAGAAAGCGGCGTCGCGGCCATTTTTGGGCCGGGAACACCGCTTGAGACAACCGTTCAATTTATCCGCGATAACGTAAAGCTACGCGGTTTACTTACCAGCTAA
- a CDS encoding M28 family peptidase has product MRLFQTATASFLSLSLIAAPVYSQSIDRAAALIREQDIRADITFLASDELAGRNTTSREDRIATEYIAAEFMRLGLKPMGDNGTYFQNMDIVSGEVDKENTAMTATIDGADHRYQFSQDFQWVRQSLRPGKVCGPVVFAGYGIDAPEYGYNDFANIDVKGKIALIFIREPQANDAASKFMGALDTYHAFQWQKLEELRKRGAAGILLVQDRLPRVIKPIPPTSPRPASTTSYALAGEMWDIPAFLVKREIADQLLAPSGKKTDDLQAAIDRTLQPASLEIPQSSVCMTKALTGLETRQGRNVIALLEGSNPKLKSQTIIVTAHHDHMGVSDGHIYHGADDNASGVAGILGVARALVHGNIRPKRSVLFISYDAEERIFLGSYFYVTHPVVPINQTVATVNLDMIGRDENDANWPTPVDHNSNMVNVLGTRYNPALRRVIDRENKTEKLKLDYKMDAVDPDSLWSRSDHFWFATMHIPQVEFQTGLHPDYHTENDSADRINYPKTTRIVRLVFRSVADLADSNETIPFIAAGAPVAPEQ; this is encoded by the coding sequence ATGCGCCTATTTCAAACGGCAACCGCTTCCTTTCTATCGCTGAGCCTGATTGCAGCTCCGGTATATAGCCAGAGCATCGACCGCGCTGCCGCGCTGATCCGTGAACAGGATATTCGCGCCGACATTACCTTCCTCGCCTCTGACGAGTTGGCTGGCCGCAATACGACGAGCCGCGAAGACCGTATCGCCACCGAATACATTGCTGCCGAGTTCATGCGTCTTGGCCTGAAGCCTATGGGCGACAACGGCACTTACTTTCAGAACATGGATATCGTCTCGGGCGAGGTGGATAAAGAGAACACGGCGATGACGGCAACCATCGATGGCGCAGATCATCGCTACCAGTTCAGTCAGGATTTCCAGTGGGTGCGCCAGAGCCTGCGCCCAGGCAAGGTCTGCGGCCCCGTCGTCTTCGCCGGATACGGCATCGATGCACCGGAGTATGGCTACAACGACTTCGCAAATATCGATGTAAAGGGCAAGATCGCTCTGATTTTTATTCGTGAGCCTCAGGCGAACGATGCGGCTTCGAAGTTCATGGGTGCACTCGACACCTACCATGCCTTTCAGTGGCAAAAGCTTGAGGAGCTTCGCAAACGCGGTGCAGCGGGAATCCTGTTGGTCCAGGATCGCCTACCTCGCGTGATCAAACCGATTCCGCCGACATCCCCTCGTCCTGCTTCGACGACGTCCTACGCTCTGGCCGGCGAAATGTGGGACATCCCTGCATTTCTGGTGAAGCGTGAGATCGCAGATCAACTGCTGGCACCGAGCGGTAAGAAAACGGATGATCTACAGGCGGCCATCGATCGCACGCTGCAACCTGCCTCGCTTGAGATTCCTCAAAGTTCTGTCTGCATGACGAAAGCTTTAACGGGACTCGAAACCCGTCAAGGACGAAACGTTATTGCGCTGCTTGAGGGCTCCAACCCGAAGCTTAAATCGCAGACCATCATCGTGACGGCGCATCACGATCACATGGGGGTATCCGATGGGCACATCTACCACGGTGCCGACGATAACGCCTCTGGCGTTGCCGGGATTCTCGGCGTAGCCCGTGCGCTTGTGCATGGCAATATCCGCCCAAAGCGCAGCGTGCTGTTTATCTCTTACGACGCGGAAGAGCGCATCTTCCTCGGATCGTATTTTTATGTGACGCATCCAGTAGTTCCGATCAACCAGACCGTAGCAACCGTGAACCTCGATATGATTGGGCGCGATGAGAACGACGCCAACTGGCCGACTCCTGTGGATCACAACAGCAATATGGTGAATGTACTGGGAACGCGCTACAACCCGGCGCTGCGCCGCGTTATCGACCGCGAAAATAAGACTGAGAAACTAAAGCTCGACTACAAGATGGATGCCGTTGATCCGGATTCGCTGTGGTCGCGCAGCGATCATTTTTGGTTTGCGACGATGCATATTCCGCAGGTTGAGTTTCAGACCGGGCTGCATCCTGACTATCACACCGAAAACGATTCGGCCGACCGCATCAATTATCCCAAAACGACGCGCATCGTGAGGCTTGTCTTCCGGTCTGTCGCAGATCTGGCTGATTCCAACGAGACGATCCCTTTTATCGCAGCGGGCGCGCCTGTCGCACCTGAGCAGTGA
- a CDS encoding glycosyltransferase family 2 protein, which produces MQPTLSVAIITLNEEENLARTLASVRFADEVIVLDSGSTDRTLEIAREFGAKVISEPWKGFAQQKNSAIEKCSGTWVLSLDADEEVTIELQREIAALLLGKPSADAYMVRRRNLFLGRWMKHGGYYPDPKLRLFRKHSANFAPPARFTERPVHETIAFDGNLETLEHDLIHHAYPTIESYLEHMDRYSTLGAQILLEKGKTGKSLYAFFHNIFVIPSATFIWNFFFRGGFRDGREGLLLHLYHSTYTSWKYSKAWQIARKR; this is translated from the coding sequence ATGCAGCCAACGTTATCGGTCGCCATCATCACTCTCAACGAAGAAGAGAATCTGGCGCGTACGTTGGCGAGTGTGCGATTCGCCGATGAGGTGATCGTGCTGGACTCTGGCTCGACGGACCGCACGCTGGAGATCGCACGCGAGTTTGGCGCGAAGGTCATCAGCGAGCCGTGGAAGGGGTTCGCGCAACAGAAAAATTCAGCGATTGAAAAATGCTCGGGAACGTGGGTGCTGTCGCTCGATGCGGATGAGGAAGTAACGATTGAGCTGCAGCGCGAGATTGCGGCTTTGCTGCTCGGCAAGCCTTCGGCGGATGCGTACATGGTGCGTCGACGCAATCTGTTTCTGGGGCGATGGATGAAGCATGGCGGCTACTATCCCGATCCCAAACTGCGGCTTTTTCGCAAGCACTCGGCGAATTTTGCTCCGCCGGCTCGCTTCACCGAGCGGCCCGTGCACGAAACGATTGCCTTCGACGGCAATCTGGAGACACTGGAGCACGACCTGATCCACCACGCCTACCCCACGATCGAGAGCTATCTCGAGCACATGGATCGCTACAGCACGCTTGGGGCGCAGATTCTTCTCGAAAAGGGCAAGACCGGCAAATCGCTCTACGCCTTCTTTCACAATATCTTTGTGATCCCTTCGGCGACCTTCATCTGGAACTTCTTTTTCCGCGGAGGATTTCGCGATGGTCGTGAAGGCCTGCTGCTGCACCTTTACCACTCGACGTATACGAGTTGGAAATACTCCAAGGCCTGGCAGATCGCTCGTAAGCGGTAG